From a single Brassica napus cultivar Da-Ae chromosome C9, Da-Ae, whole genome shotgun sequence genomic region:
- the LOC106417691 gene encoding vacuolar protein sorting-associated protein 2 homolog 2 produces the protein MNIFKKKTTPKDALRTSKREMSVATRGIEREISSLQLEEKRLVAEIKKTAKTGNEAATKILARQLVRLRQQITNLQGSRAQIRGVTTHTQALYASTSISSGMKGATKAMVAMNKQMAPTKQAKVIKDFQKQSAQLDMTIEMMSEAIDETLDKDEAEEETEDLTNQVLDEIGVGVASQLSSAPKGRIATKTAAPPATTTNSNSSESSEVDELEKRLASLRRI, from the exons ATGAACATTTTCAAGAAGAAGACTACTCCCAAAG ATGCTCTTCGCACCAGTAAGAGAGAAATGTCTGTGGCTACACGAG GTATCGAACGAGAGATTTCATCTCTTCAGCTGGAG GAGAAGAGACTAGTTGCTGAAATCAAGAAAACTGCTAAAACTGGAAACGAG GCGGCGACAAAGATTTTAGCACGTCAGCTTGTTAGATTGAGGCAACAGATTACAAACTTACAGGGAAGCCGTGCTCAAATCAGAGGTGTAACGACTCACACACAG GCTCTGTATGCCAGCACTTCCATTTCTTCTGGTATGAAAGGTGCAACCAAAGCTATGGTTGCAATGAACAAG CAAATGGCACCAACGAAACAAGCCAAAGTGATTAAGGATTTCCAGAAACAGTCGGCACAGCTAGACATGACG ATAGAGATGATGTCAGAGGCAATTGATGAAACGCTTGACAAAGATGAGGctgaagaagaaacagaagacCTCACTAACCAAGTTCTTGATGAGATTGGTGTTGGAGTCGCATCTCAG TTGTCTTCAGCTCCAAAAGGTCGGATCGCTACAAAAACCGCAGCTCCTCCTGCTACTACTACCAACAGCAACAG CTCTGAATCAAGTGAAGTGGATGAGCTTGAGAAGAGGTTGGCTTCACTGCGAAGAATCTGA
- the LOC106417820 gene encoding plasma membrane-associated cation-binding protein 1 — MGYWKSKIVPTMKKLFERSPTNKDVVAEASKTLTFDDSKEAINKEIEDKKTELEPKVLDIYEATSAELKALVREPKEDGLTKHSTEVNKFLEALVEMGFPGSKDACELSSTSSGPVTFIFEKVCVFLPVEEKSREVENVEEVAKTEEPSKEEDTKPAKEDEIITNAVKEKETVEEKKEEVLPALVPVVAAAEEEKPAVEEEKKPAVEEEKKEAVEEQKKPVEEVNKEVVAAAAPVVETPSTNVTAAPVVDAPAKAPEALAAEPGKV, encoded by the exons atgggTTACTGGAAATCGAAGATTGTTCCAACAATGAAGAAATTGTTCGAGAGAAGCCCAACAAACAAGGATGTTGTTGCTGAAGCTAGCAAGACCCTCACCTTTGATGATTCTAAG GAAGCAATCAACAAGGAGATTGAAGACAAAAAGACAGAACTGGAACCCAAGGTCTTGGATATCTATGAAGCCACGTCTGCTGAACTCAAG gCTTTGGTGAGGGAGCCTAAAGAAGATGGTTTAACGAAGCACTCTACCGAAGTGAACAAATTCCTCGAGGCACTTGTTGAAATGG GATTCCCTGGATCAAAGGATGCGTGTGAACTTTCATCTACTAGCTCCGGACCAGTGACGTTCATATTTGAGAAAGTATGTGTGTTTCTCCCGGTGGAGGAGAAGTCACGAGAGGTGGAAAATGTGGAAGAAGTCGCGAAAACCGAAGAACCGTCCAAAGAAGAAGACACCAAACCGGCCAAGGAAGATGAGATTATTACAAACGCagtgaaagagaaagaaacagttgaagagaagaaagaagaggttCTACCCGCACTTGTTCCTGTCGTGGCGGCTGCGGAGGAGGAGAAGCCAGCCGtggaagaggagaagaagccAGCCGtggaagaggagaagaaggaagCAGTGGAAGAGCAGAAGAAGCCAGTGGAAGAGGTGAACAAAGAAGTTGTTGCCGCAGCAGCTCCGGTGGTTGAAACTCCGTCGACCAATGTCACAGCAGCTCCggtggttgatgctccggcaaAGGCCCCCGAAGCCTTGGCGGCTGAGCCAGGAAAGGTTTAA